In Oryza brachyantha chromosome 2, ObraRS2, whole genome shotgun sequence, a single window of DNA contains:
- the LOC102700864 gene encoding synaptotagmin-2-like has translation MGFFSTVLGFFGFGVGLAMGLVIGYYLFIYFQPTDVKKPVVRPLVELDIKLLESMLPEVPHWVKNPDFDRIDWLNKFVETMWPYLDKAICKTAKEITKPIIAENTAKYKIDSVEFETLTLGSLPPTFQGMKVYTTDEQELIMEPSVKWAGNPNITVVVKAFGLKATAQVIDLQVFALPRITLKPLVPNFPCFAKIAVSLMEKPHVDFGLKLIGADLMAIPGLYVFVQEIIKTQVANMYLWPKVLEVPIMDPEKAQKKPVGILDVNIVRAVKLTKKDFLGKSDPYVKLKLTEDKLPSKKTSVKRSNLNPEWNENFKLVVKDPESQALELTVYDWEQVGKHDKIGMNVIPLKDLIPDETKSLTLDLHKTMDANDPANDKFRGQLTVDVTYRPFKEGDSDVDTSDESGIIEKAPEGTPEGGGLLVVIVHEAQDVEGKHHTNPYVRIGFRGEERKTKHIKKNRDPRWEQEFQFVCEEPPINDKMQIEVISRPPSIGIHSKENLGYVVISLADVINNKRINEKFHLIDSKNGRIQLELKWRTS, from the exons ATGGGGTTTTTCAGCACTGTGCTGGGATTCTTCGGGTTTGGGGTGGGACTCGCCATGGGGCTTGTGATTGGGTACTACCTCTTCATCTACTTCCAGCCCACCGACGTCAAG AAACCTGTAGTGCGGCCACTTGTTGAACTTGATATAAAACTTCTGGAAAGTATGCTTCCTGAGGTTCCTCATTGGGTGAAGAATCCAGACTTTGACCGG ATTGATTGGCTAAACAAGTTTGTCGAGACCATGTGGCCCTATCTTGACAAG GCAATATGTAAAACTGCAAAGGAAATCACTAAGCCAATTATCGCTGAGAACACTGCCAAGTATAAGATTGATTCAGTTGAATTTGAGACATTAACGTTAGGTTCATTACCACCGACATTTCAAG GGATGAAGGTTTACACTACAGATGAGCAAGAACTTATAATGGAACCTTCCGTCAAGTGGGCTGGAAATCCAAATATCACTGTTGTAGTCAAAGCATTCGGGCTAAAAGCAACTGCACAG GTTATTGATTTGCAAGTTTTTGCCCTACCACGCATAACGTTGAAGCCCTTGGTGCCTAACTTTCCTTGTTTTGCTAAGATAGCGGTTTCACTCATGGAGAAG CCACATGTTGATTTTGGTCTGAAACTCATAGGAGCAGATCTCATGGCAATACCGGGTCTTTATGTATTTGTTCAG GAGATTATCAAGACTCAGGTTGCAAACATGTACTTGTGGCCAAAAGTACTTGAGGTGCCAATCATGGACCCAGAAAA AGCACAAAAGAAGCCTGTTGGAATTTTGGATGTTAACATCGTACGGGCTGTGAAGCTCACCAAGAAGGATTTTCTGGGAAAGTCAGATCCATATGTGAAGTTAAAGTTAACAGAGGACAAACTCCCATCAAAGAAAACTTCAGTGAAGCGAAGCAACTTGAACCCTGAATGGaatgaaaatttcaaattagttGTCAAAGACCCAGAATCTCAGGCTCTTGAGCTTACTGTTTATGATTGGGAGCAG GTTGGGAAGCACGACAAGATTGGAATGAATGTTATCCCGTTGAAGGACCTTATTCCTGATGAAACAAAGTCACTTACACTTGACTTGCACAAGactatggatgctaatgaccCAGCAAATGACAAGTTCCGGGGGCAACTCACAGTTGATGTAACATATAGACCTTTCAAGGAGGGTGATTCTGATGTTGATACAAGTGATGAGTCTGGTATCATTGAAAAAGCCCCTGAAGGCACACCTGAAGGTGGTGGTTTGCTGGTAGTTATCGTTCATGAAGCGCAAGATGTTGAAGGAAAGCACCATACTAATCCATATGTAAGAATTGGGTTTAGAGGTGAAGAAAGGAAGACCAAG CATATTAAGAAGAATCGCGACCCACGTTGGGAGCAAGAATTTCAGTTTGTCTGCGAGGAACCACccataaatgataaaatgcaAATTGAAGTCATTAGCAGACCACCAAGCATCGGTATACATTCCAAG GAAAATCTTGGATATGTTGTCATCAGTCTTGCAGATGTTATAAACAATAAGAGGATCAATGAGAAATTCCATCTGATTGACTCGAAAAATGGCCGCATCCAATTGGAATTGAAATGGAGAACGTCCTAG